One Engraulis encrasicolus isolate BLACKSEA-1 chromosome 5, IST_EnEncr_1.0, whole genome shotgun sequence DNA segment encodes these proteins:
- the washc5 gene encoding WASH complex subunit 5, with translation MVDFLAENNLCGQAILRIVSRGNAIIAELLRLSEFIPVVFRLKDKIDQQKYGDIICDFSYFKGPEYYEGKLEAKPELQDLDEEFRENNIEILSRFYLAFESVHKYVVDLIRFLDDLNEGVYIQQTLETVLLNEDGKQLLCEALYLYGVMLLAIDQRIEGEVRERMLVSYYRYSAARSSADSNLDDICKLLRSTGYSSQPGAKRPAGYPESYFQRVPISPTFVSMVIGRLRSDDIYNQVSAYPLPEHRSTALANQAAMLYVCLYFTPSILHTQQAKMREIVDKYFPDNWVISIYMGITVNLIEAWEPYKAAKTALNYTLDGANIREQASRYAAGVDSLRPQVQQLLKEGFLREEIVLDNIPKLLNCLRDCNVAIRWLMLHTADSAYDPNNKRLRQLKEQVISDSKYSSKMLFQLLLDTAQFEFILKEMFKQMLTEKQLKWESYKREGSERMTELAEVFSGVKPLTRVEKNENLQAWFREISKQIESLNYDDSTGAGRKTVQLIQALVEVQEFHQLESNLQVCQFLADTRKFLHQMIRTINIKEEVLITMQIVGDLSYAWQLIDSFTSIMQESIRASPAMVTKLRATFLKLASALDLPLLRINQANSPDLLSVSQFYSGELVAYVRKVLQIIPESMFTSLAKIIKLQIHDIMEVPTRLDKDKLKDYAQLGARYEVAKLTHAISIFTEGILMMKTTLVGIIKVDPKQLLEDGIRKELVRRVAYSLHKGLIFNPKAKPSELMPKLKEMAATMDGFYRSFEYIQDYVSIYGLKIWQEEVSRIINYNVEQECNSFLRTKIQDWQSVYQSTHIPIPKHPPLDESATFIGRLCREILRITDPKVTCYIDQMNTWYDMKTHQEVTNNRLFSEIQDTLGTFGLNGLDRLLCFMIVKELQNFLTVFQKTILKDKVVVDVFKALLGAVNPVKGIVVNASKVYANAAAKTQKIWPAYLESIMKVGQMQILRQQIANELNYSCKFDSKHLAAALENLNKALLSDIEAHYQDPSLPYPKEENTLLYEITAYLEAAGIHNPLNKIYITTKRLPYFPLVNFLFLIAQLPKLQYTKNQGMTCRKAADPVDWPPLVLGLLTLHKQFHSRYTEQFLALIGQFIRSIMEQCTSQKIPDMPSDVVGALMFLEDYVRYTKLPRKVAEAHVPSFIFDEFRTVM, from the exons ATGGTGGACTTTTTGGCAGAGAACAACTTGTGCGGCCAGGCGATCCTCCGGATTGTGTCCAGGGGAAATGCCATAATCGCAGAGCTGCTCCGCCTCTCCGAGTTCATACCAGTGGTCTTCAGGCTAAAGGACAAAATCGACCAACAGAAATATGGGGACATCATATGTGACTTCAGCTATTTCAAA GGACCAGAGTACTATGAGGGAAAACTGGAAGCAAAACCAGAACTTCAGGATTTGGATGAAGAGTTTAGAGAGAACAACATTGAAATCTTATCCCGGTTTTACCTGGCATTTGAAAGTGTCCACAAGTATGTGGTGGACCTGATAAG GTTCCTGGATGACCTGAATGAAGGTGTGTACATTCAGCAGACGCTAGAGACCGTCCTCCTGAACGAAGATGGAAAACAGCTTTTG TGTGAAGCCTTGTATCTGTATGGGGTGATGCTCCTGGCTATCGATCAGAGGATTGAGGGAGAGGTCAGAGAGAGGATGCTGGTGTCCTACTACCGCTACAG TGCGGCCCGCTCCTCAGCGGACTCCAACCTGGACGACATCTGCAAGCTGCTGCGCAGCACGGGCTACTCCAGCCAGCCGGGGGCCAAGCGGCCGGCAGGCTACCCCGAGAGCTACTTCCAGAGGGTGCCCATCAGCCCCACCTTCGTCAGCATGGTCATCGGCAGGCTGCGCTCCGACGACATCTACAACCAG GTGTCTGCGTACCCTCTCCCGGAGCACCGCAGCACAGCCCTGGCCAACCAGGCGGCCATGCTTTATGTCTGCCTCTACTTCACCCCCAGCATCCTGCACACACAGCAGGCCAAGATGAGGGAGATCGTAGACAAGTACTTTCCAGACAACTGG GTCATTAGCATATATATGGGAATCACTGTGAACCTGATCGAGGCATGGGAGCCCTACAAAGCTGCCAAGACTGCCCTCAACTACACCCTGGACGGGGCCAACATAAGAGAACAG GCTAGCCGCTACGCTGCTGGGGTGGACTCTCTGAGACCTCAGGTGCAGCAGCTGCTGAAGGAAGGCTTCCTGCGAGAGGAGATCGTCCTGGACAACATCCCCAAGCTGCTCAACTGCCTGAGGGACTGCAATGTCGCCATCCGCTGGCTGATGCTCCACACTGCGGATTCAG CTTATGATCCTAATAACAAGAGGCTACGGCAGCTGAAAGAGCAGGTCATCAGTGACTCCAAATACAGCTCCAAAATGCTCTTCCAGCTCCTGCTGGACACTGCCCAATTCGAGTTCATTCTCAAAGAG ATGTTCAAGCAGATGCTGACAGAGAAGCAGCTGAAGTGGGAGAGCTATAAGCGGGAGGGCTCCGAGAGGATGACCGAGCTGGCTGAGGTCTTCTCCGGGGTCAAGCCCCTCACCAGGGTGGAGAAGAATG AAAACCTCCAGGCCTGGTTCAGAGAGATCTCTAAGCAGATTGAGTCTCTGAACTATGATGACTCCACAGGGGCTGGGAGGAAGACAGTCCAGCTCATTCAGGCTCTTGTGGAG GTGCAGGAGTTCCACCAGCTGGAGTCCAACCTGCAGGTGTGCCAGTTCCTGGCCGACACGCGCAAGTTCCTCCACCAGATGATCCGTACCATCAACATCAAGGAGGAGGTGCTCATCACCATGCAGATCGTGGGGGACCTCTCCTACGCATGGCAACTCATAGACAG CTTCACGTCAATCATGCAGGAGAGCATTAGAGCGAGCCCAGCAATGGTGACCAAACTCCGGGCCACTTTCCTCAAG CTGGCCTCAGCCCTGGACCTGCCACTGCTGCGCATCAACCAGGCCAACAGTCCAGACTTGCTCAGCGTGTCCCAGTTCTACTCCGGAGAGCTAGTGGCCTACGTCAGGAAG GTACTGCAGATCATTCCAGAAAGTATGTTCACATCGCTAGCAAAAATCATCAAGCTGCAGATCCATGACATCATGGAGGTGCCCACACGTCTGGATAAGGACAAGCTGAAGGACTATGCCCAGCTTGGGGCTCGCTATGAG GTTGCCAAACTCACCCATGCCATATCCATATTCACCGAGGGGATCTTAATGATGAAGACCACGCTCGTTGGCATCATCAAG GTCGACCCTAAGCAGCTTCTGGAAGATGGTATCAGGAAGGAGCTGGTGAGGCGGGTGGCTTATTCGCTGCACAAAGGCCTTATCTTCAACCCCAAAGCCAAG CCCAGTGAGCTGATGCCCAAGCTGAAGGAGATGGCGGCCACCATGGACGGCTTCTACCGCTCCTTCGAGTACATCCAGGACTACGTCAGCATCTACGGCCTGAAGATCTGGCAGGAGGAGGTCTCGCGCATCATCAACTACAACGTGGAGCAGGAGTGCAACAGCTTCCTCAGGACAAAG ATCCAAGATTGGCAGAGTGTGTACCAGTCAACACACATCCCTATTCCCAAGCATCCACCTCTGGATGAGTCTGCTACCTTCATCGGACGCCTGTGCAGGGAGATCCTCCGTATAACAGACCCCAA AGTGACCTGTTACATTGACCAGATGAACACCTGGTATGACATGAAAACCCACCAGGAGGTGACCAACAACAGGCTGTTCTCTGAGATTCAAGACACCCTGGGGACGTTTGGCCTCAACGGCCTCGATCGACTCCTCTGCTTTATGATTGTGAAGGAGCTACAG AACTTCCTGACAGTGTTTCAGAAGACCATCCTGAAAGAcaaggtggtggtggatgtgtttAAAGCCCTGCTGGGAGCCGTCAACCCAGTGAAGGGTATTGTGG TCAACGCAAGCAAGGTGTATGCCAATGCCGCAGCGAAGACTCAGAAGATTTGGCCGGCATATCTGGAGTCCATAATgaag GTGGGTCAGATGCAGATTCTGAGGCAGCAGATTGCCAACGAGCTGAACTACTCCTGCAAGTTTGACTCCAAGCATCTCGCAGCCGCCCTGGAAAACCTCAACAA GGCTCTGTTGTCGGACATTGAAGCCCATTACCAAGACCCTTCACTGCCTTACCCCAAGGAGGAAAACACACTTCTCTACGAGATCACTGCTTACCTGGAGGCTGCTGGAATTCACAATCCTCTCAACAAA ATCTACATCACAACAAAGCGCTTGCCATACTTTCCTCTTGTcaacttcctcttcctcatcgctCAGCTGCCCAAGCTGCAGTACACCAAAAACCAAG GGATGACGTGCAGGAAGGCTGCAGACCCCGTGGACTGGCCGCCCCTGGTGCTGGGGCTCCTCACCCTCCACAAGCAGTTCCACTCCAGATACACAGAGCAGTTCCTGGCCCTCATCGGCCAGTTCATCCGCTCCATCATGGAGCAGTGTACTAG CCAGAAGATTCCTGACATGCCTTCAGATGTAGTGGGCGCCCTTATGTTTCTGGAAGACTATGTGCGCTACACAAAGCTCCCTCGCAAG GTGGCTGAAGCACATGTTCCAAGCTTCATATTTGATGAATTTCGGACTGTGATGTGA
- the nsmce2 gene encoding E3 SUMO-protein ligase NSE2: protein MASLSAVNSTLGSLQTCQTDIGTGMDMITEVALDLVESEGTADSPNLKKMEEMMLESAKLDREIEHFVTAVNTMTSQVRHDPEAMVALSKSVKAEFARLMEGASDAELNQHPKVVAFKDSIQSSLPEANQAATEAEDLDEDIALTQSQFNFTCPLTQEEMVNPAKNKKCQHYYEQEAALSMIKSKHKNGKKFRCPVVGCDNKDVKPTDLVLDAIMKRRIQNHKRQNAKK from the exons ATGGCATCTCTCAGTGCTGTAAACTCCACACTCGGAAGTCTACAAACATGCCAAACAGACATTGGCACAGGCATGGATATGATAACTGAGGTCGCCTTGGATCTCGTTGAGTCTGAAG GTACTGCTGATAGTCCGAACttgaagaagatggaggagatgatGCTGGAAAGTGCCAAACTTGATAGAGAGATAGAACATTTTGTTACAGCCGTTAACACGATGACCTCTCAG GTTAGACATGATCCCGAGGCCATGGTTGCCCTGAGCAAGTCTGTAAAGGCAGAGTTTGCCCGGCTCATGGAAGGGGCGTCGGATGCTGAGCTGAATCAGCACCCCAAGGTGGTGGCCTTCAAAGACAGCATCCAGTCTTCTCTGCCGGAGG CTAACCAGGCAGCAACAGAAGCAGAGGACTTGGATGAAGATATCGCTCTCACCCAAAGCCAGTTCAACTTCACCTGTCCTCTCACACAG GAAGAAATGGTGAATCCGGCGAAGAACAAGAAGTGCCAGCATTACTACGAGCAAGAGGCGGCCCTGTCTATGATCAAAAGCAAGCACAAGAATGGCAAGAAGTTCAG GTGTCCTGTGGTTGGCTGTGACAACAAGGACGTGAAGCCGACCGACCTGGTACTGGACGCCATCATGAAGAGGAGGATCCAAAATCATAAGAGGCAAAACGCAAAGAAATAA